A genomic segment from Candidatus Brocadia sinica JPN1 encodes:
- a CDS encoding SLC13 family permease yields the protein MDEIDLPRGKEQTGLEVLSKTEERFDHLRRRAGLYAAPLAFGIVLWLTRDRLTPGGNYLSAVLACVLVLWMTETLPLPVTAMLGACLCIVFGVADARKVFAPFADPIIFLFIGGFIVARAMTLHHLDRRFALAILSLRWVGGNRARILGAFGIVTVIISMWVSNSAATAMMMPIAMGILHALRGIRQSDRDPSGISLKLQDDPFSTGIMLMTAFSASVGGICTPIGTPPNLIGIGLINTLVGVEINFFQWMAIGIPLCIIMYGVLFVLLCLLQNKKTQKNTDMLQFTQYLQAEGESLGRWTRGQINTLIAFGVAVALWITPGLLAITLGSDHKCAKFANENFPEGMVALIAASILFLLPTDNKQGKFTITWREAVQIDWGTILLMGGGMSLGGLMFSTGVAEALGKSVTNLMGAQSLWGLTAISIALAIVMSEMTSNAASANMIIPIVITLAKSAGINPIPPALGACLGASYGFMLPVSTPPNAIVYGTGLVPIPKMVRAGFFFDLCGFVIIWLGMRLLCPLMGWE from the coding sequence ATGGATGAAATAGACCTGCCCCGTGGGAAAGAACAAACCGGGCTGGAAGTACTATCAAAGACAGAGGAACGGTTCGACCATCTGCGCCGGAGGGCAGGGCTTTATGCAGCCCCTCTGGCATTTGGCATTGTTCTCTGGCTGACCCGGGACAGGCTAACACCTGGCGGTAATTATCTGAGCGCGGTATTGGCTTGTGTGCTGGTGTTGTGGATGACAGAGACACTTCCTCTTCCAGTGACCGCGATGCTGGGAGCATGCCTGTGTATCGTCTTTGGTGTTGCGGATGCCAGGAAAGTGTTTGCTCCGTTTGCAGACCCTATTATATTCCTGTTCATAGGTGGATTTATAGTTGCCCGTGCAATGACGCTGCATCATCTCGATCGGCGTTTTGCACTTGCCATTCTTTCTCTTCGCTGGGTTGGAGGGAATCGGGCCAGGATATTGGGTGCTTTTGGAATAGTAACAGTGATAATTTCAATGTGGGTCTCCAACTCAGCAGCCACAGCTATGATGATGCCAATTGCTATGGGGATCCTTCATGCCCTCCGGGGTATACGTCAGTCTGATCGCGACCCGTCCGGAATATCTTTGAAACTGCAGGATGACCCTTTCTCAACAGGCATCATGCTCATGACGGCATTCTCGGCGTCGGTGGGTGGTATCTGTACCCCGATTGGTACGCCTCCCAACCTCATCGGCATTGGACTCATCAATACGTTGGTCGGTGTGGAAATTAACTTTTTCCAGTGGATGGCCATTGGGATTCCCCTGTGTATAATCATGTATGGAGTGCTTTTTGTGCTGCTTTGTTTGCTGCAGAACAAAAAGACGCAGAAAAACACTGATATGTTGCAATTCACACAATACCTTCAGGCAGAGGGTGAGTCACTTGGCAGGTGGACTCGTGGGCAGATAAATACGCTGATTGCCTTTGGAGTTGCCGTAGCATTGTGGATCACCCCTGGATTGCTCGCAATTACTCTTGGGAGTGATCACAAGTGTGCAAAATTCGCCAATGAAAATTTTCCTGAAGGGATGGTTGCACTCATTGCGGCAAGCATCCTTTTTCTGTTGCCAACAGATAATAAACAGGGAAAGTTTACCATCACCTGGCGCGAGGCAGTGCAGATTGACTGGGGTACCATCCTTTTGATGGGTGGCGGAATGAGTCTGGGAGGATTGATGTTTTCCACTGGGGTAGCGGAAGCTCTTGGAAAAAGTGTTACGAACCTGATGGGTGCCCAATCGCTGTGGGGATTGACCGCAATATCGATTGCACTAGCGATTGTAATGAGTGAGATGACCTCCAATGCAGCGTCTGCAAACATGATCATTCCGATTGTTATTACACTTGCTAAGTCCGCAGGCATCAACCCGATTCCGCCGGCACTTGGAGCATGTCTCGGTGCCAGTTATGGGTTTATGTTGCCTGTGTCCACTCCTCCCAATGCAATCGTTTATGGCACCGGGCTGGTTCCGATTCCCAAAATGGTCAGGGCAGGTTTTTTCTTCGACCTATGTGGCTTTGTCATCATTTGGTTGGGCATGCGGTTGCTTTGCCCATTGATGGGATGGGAATAA
- a CDS encoding cobalamin B12-binding domain-containing protein, whose amino-acid sequence MEIRQYRGRVLIGKLGLDGHDRGARFIARSLRDDGFEVIYTGIRRTPEEIASAAIHEDVDAIGLSLLSGAHNELIPEVLKALRQANVGDIPVIVGGIIPQEDIPHLRHEGVCDVFTPGTPIQTILNAFRKVSGEYHQKKHNVT is encoded by the coding sequence ATGGAAATACGGCAGTACCGGGGAAGGGTGTTGATTGGGAAACTGGGATTGGATGGACATGACCGTGGAGCGCGGTTTATTGCGCGTAGCCTGCGTGACGATGGCTTTGAGGTTATTTACACAGGTATACGCCGGACACCTGAAGAAATTGCATCAGCGGCGATTCATGAGGATGTGGATGCAATCGGTCTGTCACTTCTTTCCGGCGCACATAATGAGCTTATTCCAGAGGTGCTAAAAGCCCTTCGTCAGGCGAATGTCGGAGACATACCGGTAATTGTGGGCGGTATTATTCCTCAGGAGGACATTCCGCATTTAAGACACGAAGGTGTTTGCGATGTATTTACCCCTGGCACGCCGATTCAAACAATTCTGAATGCATTTAGAAAAGTCTCCGGTGAATACCATCAAAAGAAGCATAACGTAACATAA
- a CDS encoding acyl-CoA mutase large subunit family protein, translating into MGEHPAFVDWKKKVLQKVLDRTPERLKEFKTASGLPVERLVLPETLDEKYLTKVGFPGQYPYTRGIQPTMYRGRLWTMRQYAGFSTAEESNKRYRYLLEQGTTGLSVAFDLPTQIGYDSDHFMSRGEVGKVGVAIDTLADMEALFTGIPLDKVSTSMTINAPAAVLLAMYVAVGEKQGVNPCQLTGTIQNDILKEYIARGTYIFPPRPSLRLTTDIFEWCSKVVPQFNTISISGYHIREAGSTAVQEVAFTLADGCAYVQAAIHAGLDVDIFAPRLAFFFSTSSDLFEEVAKFRAARRLWARLMKERFHTQKPTSQMLRFHAQTAGYTLTAQQVDNNIVRVTLQALAAVLGGTQSLHTNSRDEALALPTEDAVRVALRTQQIIAHESSVCNTVDPLAGSYYVEDLTDRVEREVSTLIEEIDQAGGMIAAIEAGIVQRQIEEAAFQYQQQIDRGERTIVGVNCFQEQEKVSPHVFQVNRAVEENQIRKLTEIRTKRDNQKVKKILASLDEAARGKTNVMPFIMEAVRCYASMGEICDVLRGVFGVYDGRRSL; encoded by the coding sequence ATGGGTGAACACCCAGCGTTTGTTGATTGGAAGAAAAAGGTCCTTCAAAAAGTTTTGGACCGTACACCAGAACGATTAAAGGAGTTCAAGACTGCCTCAGGTCTTCCTGTGGAGCGTCTTGTATTACCTGAGACCCTTGATGAAAAATATCTCACGAAAGTTGGTTTCCCCGGCCAGTATCCCTATACCCGGGGGATTCAACCCACCATGTACCGCGGACGTCTCTGGACAATGCGGCAATATGCAGGATTTTCCACAGCAGAGGAATCTAACAAAAGGTACCGTTACTTGCTGGAGCAGGGGACAACCGGGCTTTCCGTGGCCTTTGATTTGCCAACGCAAATTGGATACGATTCCGATCATTTCATGAGCCGGGGCGAGGTCGGTAAGGTAGGCGTTGCCATTGATACCCTGGCGGACATGGAAGCCCTGTTTACCGGTATCCCCCTGGATAAAGTTTCCACCTCAATGACAATCAATGCCCCGGCCGCGGTGCTGCTGGCCATGTATGTTGCAGTGGGAGAAAAACAGGGGGTTAATCCCTGTCAATTAACGGGGACAATCCAGAACGACATTCTCAAAGAGTATATTGCCAGGGGAACGTATATTTTTCCACCCCGGCCGAGTTTGAGGTTAACGACAGATATTTTTGAGTGGTGTAGTAAAGTGGTTCCGCAATTCAATACAATTTCAATTTCGGGTTATCACATACGGGAGGCAGGCTCGACCGCAGTCCAGGAGGTTGCCTTTACTCTGGCCGATGGGTGTGCGTATGTGCAGGCAGCGATTCATGCGGGTCTGGATGTCGATATCTTTGCTCCGCGCCTGGCCTTTTTCTTCAGCACATCCTCAGATCTTTTTGAGGAAGTGGCAAAGTTTCGGGCTGCCCGGCGACTTTGGGCAAGATTGATGAAGGAACGTTTCCATACCCAGAAACCCACCAGTCAGATGTTGCGATTTCATGCCCAAACGGCCGGATATACCCTGACGGCACAGCAAGTTGATAACAATATAGTCCGCGTAACATTACAGGCACTTGCAGCGGTGCTTGGAGGAACGCAGTCTTTGCACACAAACTCCCGTGATGAGGCATTGGCGCTCCCTACGGAAGATGCAGTTCGTGTTGCTTTACGTACGCAGCAGATTATTGCTCATGAATCCAGTGTCTGCAACACGGTTGATCCCCTTGCCGGTTCCTATTATGTTGAGGATTTGACTGATCGGGTTGAGCGTGAAGTCTCGACACTGATCGAAGAAATTGATCAGGCAGGAGGAATGATTGCAGCCATCGAGGCAGGAATAGTTCAGCGCCAGATCGAAGAAGCTGCCTTTCAATACCAACAACAAATTGACAGGGGTGAGCGGACGATTGTGGGGGTCAACTGCTTTCAGGAACAGGAAAAAGTTTCCCCTCATGTCTTTCAAGTCAACAGAGCTGTGGAGGAAAACCAGATAAGGAAACTTACGGAAATACGCACAAAACGTGATAACCAGAAAGTGAAAAAGATACTGGCAAGTTTGGATGAAGCAGCACGGGGAAAGACGAATGTAATGCCCTTCATCATGGAGGCTGTCCGTTGCTACGCATCGATGGGTGAGATCTGCGACGTCCTGCGCGGGGTGTTTGGTGTGTATGACGGGAGAAGAAGCCTCTAG
- the mce gene encoding methylmalonyl-CoA epimerase, giving the protein MIQKIDHLGIAVHSLDKAIGYYEQALGLVCKGREEVPSQKVRIAFFAVGEVRFELLEPTSADSPVAGFLEKRGEGLHHVAFETDDIRAQLQQASRAGCHLLNETPVEGAGGKQVAFLHPKSTHGVLTEFCSQGTRKS; this is encoded by the coding sequence ATGATTCAGAAAATTGATCATCTGGGAATTGCTGTTCACTCACTTGATAAAGCAATTGGCTATTATGAGCAGGCACTGGGCCTTGTGTGTAAAGGACGGGAGGAAGTTCCTTCTCAAAAGGTGCGGATAGCGTTCTTTGCGGTGGGTGAAGTTCGGTTTGAGCTTCTGGAACCTACCTCAGCCGATAGTCCTGTAGCCGGGTTTCTTGAAAAAAGAGGCGAGGGATTGCACCATGTTGCCTTTGAGACGGATGACATCAGGGCACAATTACAACAGGCCAGCAGGGCAGGTTGTCATCTCCTGAATGAGACGCCTGTTGAAGGGGCCGGAGGGAAGCAGGTGGCTTTTCTTCATCCGAAATCAACCCACGGTGTTCTTACAGAATTTTGTTCACAGGGTACCAGAAAATCGTAA
- a CDS encoding acyl-CoA carboxylase subunit beta: MTISQRLIEELERRRGAILDSGRDKIRERHERGLMTARERLTSLFEENTFQESGMHAQHACRDFGMEKKVLPGDGVVTGTGYVNGRPVAAFSQDFMVGGGALGRIHARKVCDLMEYALKTGMPLVGFNDSGGARIQEGVDSLSGYGQVFYRNVMLSGVVPQIAVIAGPCAGGAAYSPALMDFIIMTKNNANMFICGPDVIRATTGQSTTLDEIGNAVVHASISGNIHFIAEDDQHAIDLVKQLLSYLPSNNILDPPHRPTSTISLAEDRGMNEIVPADNREPLHVLEIIKRLVDEGHFLEIQKDWAKNIVIGFARIEGIVVGLVANQSFVKAGTIDIDASDKASRFIRICNVFNIPLVTLVDVPGFLPGIAQERGGIIRHGAKMLFAYAAATVPKITVILRKAYGGAYLAMCSRDMGADLVYAWPTAEIAVMGAEGAVKIIYRREIEASEDPKAREKEFVSEYREQFASPYQAAAHAMITDVIEPSHTRSVIALALRKTLSKRETRPPKKHGNIPL, translated from the coding sequence ATGACCATTTCACAAAGACTTATCGAAGAACTTGAAAGGCGTCGTGGGGCAATCCTGGATAGCGGGCGTGATAAAATCAGGGAGCGGCATGAGAGGGGCTTGATGACTGCGCGTGAACGTCTCACGAGCCTTTTTGAAGAAAATACTTTCCAGGAATCGGGAATGCACGCCCAGCATGCCTGCCGCGACTTTGGTATGGAGAAAAAGGTCTTACCCGGTGACGGGGTAGTAACAGGAACGGGTTACGTCAATGGGAGACCTGTGGCAGCGTTTAGTCAGGATTTCATGGTAGGAGGCGGAGCGTTGGGAAGGATTCATGCCCGGAAGGTATGTGATCTTATGGAGTATGCGCTGAAGACAGGAATGCCGCTGGTTGGCTTCAATGATTCAGGAGGTGCGAGAATACAGGAAGGGGTAGATTCGTTGTCAGGGTATGGACAGGTTTTCTACCGGAACGTGATGCTCTCAGGCGTTGTTCCGCAGATTGCCGTCATTGCCGGCCCTTGTGCGGGAGGAGCGGCATATTCTCCGGCGTTAATGGATTTTATCATCATGACAAAGAATAACGCCAATATGTTTATCTGCGGACCGGATGTTATCAGAGCTACTACCGGACAATCTACAACCTTAGATGAAATTGGAAATGCGGTAGTTCACGCCTCAATCAGCGGGAATATTCATTTTATCGCAGAAGATGACCAACATGCCATTGATCTCGTGAAACAGTTACTTTCATATTTACCATCGAATAATATTTTGGACCCGCCACACCGGCCCACTTCTACGATTTCGTTGGCTGAAGACCGGGGTATGAATGAGATTGTTCCCGCAGACAACAGGGAGCCATTGCATGTGCTGGAAATTATCAAACGGTTGGTTGATGAAGGACATTTTCTGGAAATACAGAAGGACTGGGCAAAAAATATTGTTATTGGTTTTGCAAGAATCGAAGGGATTGTGGTGGGACTTGTCGCCAACCAATCTTTTGTCAAAGCGGGAACAATCGATATCGATGCTTCAGATAAAGCAAGTCGTTTTATCCGCATTTGTAATGTCTTTAATATCCCTCTGGTAACGTTGGTAGATGTTCCCGGGTTTTTGCCCGGGATTGCCCAGGAACGGGGAGGGATTATCCGTCACGGGGCAAAAATGTTATTTGCCTATGCTGCGGCTACAGTTCCCAAAATTACCGTAATTCTCAGAAAGGCATACGGAGGTGCCTATTTGGCTATGTGCAGTCGGGATATGGGGGCAGACCTGGTTTATGCATGGCCAACAGCAGAGATTGCCGTGATGGGGGCGGAAGGCGCAGTCAAAATTATCTACCGCCGTGAGATCGAGGCATCAGAAGACCCGAAGGCTAGGGAGAAGGAGTTTGTTTCAGAGTACAGGGAGCAGTTTGCTTCGCCTTATCAGGCCGCCGCTCATGCAATGATTACTGACGTAATAGAACCCTCACATACACGCTCTGTGATTGCACTTGCTTTGCGCAAAACGCTTTCAAAACGTGAAACTCGTCCACCGAAAAAACATGGGAATATTCCTCTCTGA
- a CDS encoding OadG family transporter subunit, whose amino-acid sequence MIFNKMLIFANLPAHPSFWENLRFQTIGFVLVLLVLGLIALILYTFGCLFKKTGDRKAVIGAGTTPEKSLILPQEEDTHELLAVIASAVYLAIENSHRIVSIRPVADGKVIESLYLQAWSIEGRRQHFASHKIR is encoded by the coding sequence ATGATATTTAATAAAATGTTGATCTTTGCCAATTTGCCAGCACATCCGTCTTTTTGGGAAAATCTTCGTTTTCAAACAATTGGTTTTGTTCTTGTACTGTTGGTTTTGGGGTTGATCGCCTTGATACTATATACATTTGGATGTCTCTTCAAAAAAACAGGTGACAGAAAGGCCGTGATTGGTGCTGGTACAACTCCTGAAAAATCATTGATATTACCACAGGAAGAAGATACCCATGAACTGCTGGCTGTTATTGCTTCCGCGGTGTATTTAGCGATAGAAAATTCCCATCGGATTGTTTCCATTCGTCCCGTTGCCGACGGCAAGGTCATTGAAAGTCTCTACCTGCAGGCATGGTCTATTGAAGGAAGACGTCAACATTTTGCATCTCACAAAATCCGTTAA
- a CDS encoding biotin/lipoyl-containing protein, with product MKKLRVTVGEKVYEVTVEILEENGLGTPQPAKQVAPPSPQEPSVPVTIPPVHIVPKGITSPMAGRVVTISVQVGQTVREGDPLMVIEAMKMNNYIYAPQGGQISTILVKVGDAVEEGQQLLIFS from the coding sequence ATGAAAAAGCTTAGAGTGACTGTTGGAGAAAAGGTGTATGAAGTGACCGTTGAAATCCTTGAAGAGAATGGGCTTGGTACTCCACAACCAGCAAAACAGGTCGCTCCCCCTTCTCCTCAAGAACCATCGGTGCCGGTTACGATTCCTCCTGTGCACATTGTACCGAAAGGAATTACCAGTCCAATGGCAGGAAGAGTTGTCACCATATCTGTACAAGTGGGGCAAACTGTCAGGGAAGGTGATCCGTTGATGGTTATTGAGGCGATGAAGATGAATAATTACATTTATGCCCCTCAGGGCGGTCAAATTTCAACCATTCTTGTAAAAGTTGGAGACGCAGTAGAAGAAGGTCAACAACTGCTAATCTTTTCATAA
- a CDS encoding sodium ion-translocating decarboxylase subunit beta has protein sequence MIQDFINFLHLTAFHLVTWQMMVMWGIALVLLYLAVYKGFEPLLLVPIAFGALIANLPTQGIVNLPVHNQPGGLYYYISKGITWEIFPPLIFLGVGALTDFGPLVANPRTFLLGAAAQLGIFVTFLGASCLGFTAKQAASIGIIGGADGPTAIFMCNRLAPELLAPIAVAAYSYMSLVPLIQPPIMKLLTTRHERRIRMKSLRKVSKLEKLLFPLIITVLCVLLVPASSALIFMLMLGNFLRECSVTERLVNAAQNEIINIVTIFLGTSVGVTMTGERFLNIETLKILFLGAFAFAVSTAGGVLMGKVMNYLSPHNPVNPLIGAAGVSAMPISARVAHLEGQREDPNNYLIMHAMGPNVAGGIGAVVVAGYYIASLSR, from the coding sequence ATGATTCAGGATTTCATCAATTTTCTGCACCTGACGGCATTTCACCTTGTGACGTGGCAAATGATGGTAATGTGGGGTATAGCGCTTGTACTGCTTTACCTTGCAGTATACAAAGGTTTTGAACCATTGCTGCTTGTGCCGATTGCTTTCGGGGCGCTCATTGCAAATCTGCCAACCCAGGGTATCGTCAATCTTCCAGTCCACAATCAGCCTGGAGGTCTTTACTATTACATCTCTAAAGGAATTACCTGGGAGATATTTCCTCCATTAATTTTTCTGGGAGTCGGGGCACTGACTGATTTTGGACCATTGGTTGCCAATCCACGTACGTTTCTCTTGGGAGCTGCTGCGCAACTGGGAATATTCGTTACTTTCCTTGGGGCATCCTGTCTTGGTTTTACTGCAAAGCAGGCGGCATCTATCGGGATTATCGGCGGGGCGGATGGCCCTACGGCGATTTTTATGTGCAATAGGCTTGCACCGGAACTGCTAGCGCCGATTGCAGTGGCTGCCTATAGTTATATGTCTCTCGTCCCTTTGATTCAACCTCCTATCATGAAATTATTAACTACACGGCATGAAAGAAGAATCAGAATGAAATCGCTGCGAAAAGTGTCAAAGCTGGAGAAACTCCTTTTTCCTCTGATCATCACCGTTCTTTGTGTGCTGCTCGTCCCTGCATCTTCGGCGTTGATCTTCATGCTGATGCTGGGAAATTTCCTTCGCGAATGCAGTGTAACGGAACGTCTGGTGAATGCCGCCCAAAACGAGATCATCAATATCGTTACGATTTTCCTTGGTACCAGTGTTGGTGTAACGATGACGGGCGAACGATTTCTTAATATCGAAACGCTTAAAATTCTGTTTCTGGGTGCCTTTGCTTTTGCAGTTTCAACGGCAGGCGGGGTTCTCATGGGTAAGGTAATGAATTACCTGAGTCCCCATAATCCCGTTAATCCACTTATTGGTGCAGCGGGAGTTTCTGCAATGCCTATATCAGCACGTGTTGCCCATCTGGAGGGTCAAAGGGAGGATCCGAATAATTATCTTATTATGCATGCGATGGGGCCAAATGTCGCCGGAGGGATAGGCGCCGTTGTTGTAGCCGGTTATTATATTGCGAGCTTGAGTAGATGA
- a CDS encoding tetratricopeptide repeat protein: MHTRSAAPIHVSFLTKNYDSRFETCDFKFQIAYRTFKLSWFSPLQVRKIFLFICVICAIYGFKYSFAGLRVTSLVLLAEDVRPNPVWEINAQETGLARTALQIAQESYSEIDVEQYLKKLDIIIKNIKTSLRDETEPEQIIKTINIVLFNELQFKYVQTGELEYLSLNKVLDTKTGNCVGLSILYLSIAEELHLPIYGVSVPEHIFVRYDDGDFRRNIETGYEGMATPDSYYVHMPGKRISQTSIKNGYYLKNLTTNEVIADIYLNRSIIQKEKGNINAALKDINQAIQLHGNDAVAYCNRGVLYEKMNDRERALEDYNKAIALNHDYAPAYYNRGSVYASMEVVDRAIMDYSKALSLDPSSTLSYYNRGIAFKMIGRADLAIEDMSSAISSNPQFAAAYAQRGLAYAESGEPEKALEDFNKALELDPNNTEIYMKRGILHADAQRFDKAIEDITIFIKFTPGNSFAYYIRAKAYRGKGDIERAMEDYNRVLELSPRMAGVYFERGQMQNQLERHEDALADFNASIELFPYNPFAYLHRGNTYKMLGNNKDALRDYLAYLKLNPNAPDAEEVKRAIEDIKNNL; the protein is encoded by the coding sequence ATGCATACTAGATCAGCAGCACCTATTCATGTATCTTTTTTGACAAAAAATTACGATTCTCGATTTGAGACTTGCGATTTTAAATTCCAGATTGCATATCGTACATTTAAACTATCCTGGTTCTCTCCTCTCCAGGTTAGAAAAATATTTCTTTTTATTTGTGTAATCTGTGCAATCTACGGTTTCAAATATTCTTTTGCAGGTTTGAGGGTTACCTCGTTAGTTCTGCTGGCAGAAGATGTAAGGCCAAATCCGGTTTGGGAAATCAATGCGCAGGAAACAGGGCTGGCAAGAACTGCACTTCAAATTGCACAAGAATCGTATTCTGAAATAGACGTAGAACAGTATCTCAAAAAGCTCGATATCATTATCAAAAATATTAAGACAAGTCTCAGGGACGAGACAGAACCGGAACAGATTATCAAAACCATCAACATTGTGCTCTTCAACGAACTCCAGTTTAAATATGTACAAACAGGTGAACTTGAGTATCTATCCTTAAACAAGGTATTAGACACAAAGACAGGCAACTGCGTCGGGCTATCGATTCTCTATCTCAGTATAGCAGAAGAATTACACTTGCCTATCTATGGTGTAAGCGTACCGGAACATATCTTTGTGCGTTACGACGACGGGGATTTTCGCAGGAACATTGAAACAGGTTATGAAGGTATGGCTACTCCCGACAGTTACTACGTACATATGCCTGGGAAGCGTATTTCACAAACAAGCATCAAGAATGGATATTATCTCAAAAATCTCACCACGAATGAAGTAATTGCCGATATTTATCTGAACCGTTCCATAATACAAAAAGAGAAAGGCAATATAAATGCCGCATTGAAAGACATAAACCAAGCTATCCAATTACACGGGAACGATGCCGTAGCCTATTGTAACCGGGGTGTACTTTACGAAAAAATGAATGATCGCGAACGTGCCCTGGAGGATTATAACAAGGCCATTGCCCTGAATCATGACTATGCACCGGCATATTACAACCGTGGTTCTGTTTATGCCTCAATGGAAGTTGTTGACAGAGCCATCATGGATTATAGCAAGGCGCTGTCTTTAGACCCCAGTTCAACCTTGTCCTATTATAACCGGGGCATCGCATTTAAAATGATCGGGAGGGCAGACCTGGCCATCGAGGACATGAGCAGCGCCATTTCTTCAAACCCTCAATTTGCGGCTGCATATGCCCAGCGTGGTCTGGCTTACGCCGAATCAGGCGAACCGGAAAAAGCCCTGGAAGACTTTAACAAGGCGCTGGAACTTGATCCCAATAATACCGAAATTTACATGAAAAGGGGAATTCTTCACGCTGATGCACAGCGCTTTGATAAAGCTATTGAGGACATAACGATCTTCATAAAATTCACACCAGGCAATTCCTTTGCCTATTATATTCGCGCCAAGGCATACCGCGGGAAGGGAGATATTGAAAGGGCTATGGAGGATTATAACAGGGTGTTAGAATTGAGCCCCCGGATGGCTGGAGTATACTTCGAACGAGGTCAAATGCAAAACCAGTTAGAAAGACACGAAGATGCACTTGCAGACTTCAACGCATCCATAGAACTCTTTCCATACAACCCTTTTGCCTATCTTCACCGTGGAAATACTTACAAGATGCTCGGCAATAATAAAGACGCCCTAAGGGATTACTTGGCCTATCTAAAACTCAACCCCAATGCCCCCGATGCAGAAGAAGTAAAAAGGGCTATAGAAGATATCAAAAATAACCTATAA
- a CDS encoding undecaprenyl-phosphate glucose phosphotransferase → MLKKHSKFFESLLLLTDWFTLSITWISSYYMRFYSGIIPVYKGIPPFRIYLTLLIFMIPLWGMVFKVFGLYRPRRVSTRLSEIIDIGKASTFATLILIALTFLFRQYEFSRLTFLYFWLINIAALSLTRILFREFLRFLRQKGYNQRYALILGTEKLGQDLVKKLQKHPELGIQISGFLTNDPNNVGNTIQGIKVMGKYPDVREFITKFGIDIVFVALPFDAHNQLKEVLNWIGDEMVSIMVLPDLFEFITLRGSVSEFEGMPLISLRDTPLYGWNIIGKRVLDVVFASLVLVFAAPLMIIIAILIKLTSEGPVLFRQERMGMDGKIFNMLKFRTMFIHAEQSTGPVWTKKDDPRCTKIGKLLRRTSLDELPQFFNVLRGNMSIVGPRPERPIFIKNFRNTIPKYMLRHKMKAGITGWAQVCGWRGNTSLEKRIEYDLYYIENWSLNFDLKIIWLTLWNGFINKHAY, encoded by the coding sequence ATGCTAAAGAAACACAGCAAGTTTTTCGAATCGTTGCTGCTCCTCACCGACTGGTTTACCCTGTCCATTACGTGGATATCCTCCTACTACATGAGGTTTTATTCTGGCATTATACCCGTTTATAAAGGAATCCCGCCGTTTAGAATCTACCTGACCCTCCTCATTTTCATGATTCCTTTATGGGGCATGGTTTTCAAGGTATTTGGGCTGTATCGCCCCCGCAGGGTTTCGACCAGGCTTTCTGAAATCATAGATATTGGCAAGGCATCCACATTTGCGACCCTGATCCTTATCGCACTGACGTTCCTCTTCCGTCAATATGAATTCTCCCGGTTAACGTTCTTGTATTTTTGGCTCATCAACATTGCCGCTCTCAGCCTGACCCGTATCCTGTTTCGGGAATTTTTACGTTTCTTACGACAGAAGGGATACAACCAGAGATATGCTCTTATTCTTGGCACGGAAAAGCTGGGACAAGACCTCGTAAAGAAACTGCAGAAACATCCCGAACTCGGAATTCAGATTTCTGGTTTCCTGACCAACGACCCGAATAACGTTGGAAATACCATACAGGGAATAAAGGTCATGGGAAAATATCCGGATGTCCGTGAATTTATTACAAAGTTTGGTATCGATATTGTTTTTGTTGCCTTACCCTTTGATGCCCATAATCAACTGAAGGAAGTTTTAAATTGGATTGGTGACGAGATGGTTAGTATCATGGTCTTGCCAGACCTTTTTGAGTTCATTACCCTGCGAGGCAGTGTGAGTGAGTTTGAGGGCATGCCGCTTATCAGCCTTCGTGACACACCTTTGTATGGCTGGAATATTATTGGGAAAAGAGTTTTAGACGTTGTTTTCGCCTCCCTTGTGCTTGTCTTTGCTGCCCCTCTTATGATCATTATTGCAATATTGATTAAACTAACTTCTGAAGGGCCTGTACTCTTTAGACAAGAAAGGATGGGGATGGATGGTAAGATATTTAACATGCTCAAATTCCGAACGATGTTCATCCATGCGGAACAGTCAACAGGCCCTGTCTGGACGAAGAAGGACGATCCAAGATGCACCAAAATAGGCAAATTGCTGAGAAGGACGAGCCTGGATGAGCTTCCGCAGTTTTTTAATGTATTACGCGGAAACATGAGTATTGTCGGACCGCGTCCTGAAAGACCAATCTTTATAAAAAATTTCAGGAACACCATTCCAAAATACATGTTAAGACACAAGATGAAGGCGGGAATTACCGGCTGGGCACAGGTTTGCGGCTGGCGTGGGAACACCTCCCTGGAAAAACGAATTGAATACGATCTGTATTACATCGAAAACTGGTCATTAAACTTTGATCTGAAGATAATCTGGCTTACGTTGTGGAATGGATTTATCAACAAACATGCATACTAG